A region from the Gossypium hirsutum isolate 1008001.06 chromosome A08, Gossypium_hirsutum_v2.1, whole genome shotgun sequence genome encodes:
- the LOC107926341 gene encoding multiple organellar RNA editing factor 9, chloroplastic, whose protein sequence is MASLLNPSTLLPPTKPFLPTRFRLTSSPTLRVNSLTPRLPSPSTRPRRVIKVAAALDSDYSSKRSSSNEQRETIMLPGCDYNHWLIVMEFPKDPAPTREQMIETYLNTLATVLGSMEEAKKNMYAFSTTTYTGFQCTVSEETSEKFKGLPGVLWVLPDSYIDVKNKDYGGDKYVNGEIIPCKYPTYQPKARKESKYVSKKYERRKDGPPAGQFRPKQAASQSESSS, encoded by the exons atggCGTCTCTCTTAAACCCTTCTACTCTTCTTCCACCCACAAAACCCTTTCTTCCCACTCGTTTCCGACTCACTTCTTCACCTACTCTGCGAGTTAACTCACTGACTCCCCGTCTTCCATCACCATCGACTCGTCCTCGTCGAGTTATCAAAGTTGCAGCAGCACTCGACAGCGATTATTCATCCAAGAGGAGTAGCAGCAATGAGCAAAGGGAAACGATAATGTTACCTGGTTGTGATTATAACCATTGGCTTATCGTTATGGAGTTCCCTAAAGACCCTGCTCCGACAAGAGAACAAATGATTGAGACTTATCTTAACACTCTTGCCACTGTGCTTGGCAG CATGGAAGAAGCAAAGAAGAACATGTACGCTTTTAGCACCACTACATATACGGGATTCCAATGTACCGTTTCGGAAGAAACCTCGGAAAAGTTCAAGG GATTGCCCGGGGTTCTTTGGGTGTTACCGGATTCATACATAGACGTCAAAAACAAAGATTATGGAG GTGATAAATATGTCAACGGGGAAATAATTCCATGCAAATACCCTACTTATCAACCAAAGGCAAGAAAAGAATCCAAATATGTGAGCAAAAAATACGAGAGACGAAAAGACGGCCCTCCTGCAGGACAGTTCCGACCAAAGCAAGCAGCAAGTCAGTCGGAATCATCGTCTTGA